Below is a window of Tolypothrix bouteillei VB521301 DNA.
GTTACAAATCACATATTAGGGCAAAAGTGAGAGGAAACACAATTGCCAATATCATCACTGGAGCCTTGGGTTATGCCGTAACGGGTAGTCTTCTCGGTCCGTTTACTGCTCTTGATTCTACCATCATGCTCATGCGCGGCGAAAAATCTGTCGGCGAGTCAGTGGCAAAGCAGGCGCGAAAGCAAATGGATTTGGTTAAAGATCCGGCAATTTTAGGATATGTGGATGAAATCGGTCAAAAGCTTGCCAAGGTTTCCGGACGGAATGACTTTAAATACGAGTTTTTTGTTTTACCTGAAGAAAGTTTGAACGCTTTTGCACTCCCTGGTGGTAAGGTGTTTATTCATGCAGGTGCGATCGCTAAAACCAAATCAGAAGCAGAATTAGCTGGATTGATCGGTCACGAACTCTCCCATGTTGTTCTTTCCCACGGTTTTCAACTTGCCACTCAAGGAAACCTCATTGGCAATTTAACTCAATATATTCCCTATGGCGGTACTCTCGGGCAACTATTTACCATGAGTTACAGTCGGGATATGGAACGCCAAGCAGATACTCTTGGTACGCGTCTCATTGTTGCATCAGGATATGCTGCTGATGGTTTGAGGAACTTAATGGTGACACTGGATAAAGAGCAAAAATACAAACCTCCCCAGTGGTTATCTTCTCACCCAGGCGGTAACGAGCGAGTTCGCTATTTAGAAAACCTGATTTCACAAAATCAATATAACCGTTACACCTATGAGGGGGTAGCGCATCACCTGGACATTCAGCAAAAGGCAAAACAGATACTCAAAGAGCAAAAAGAAAAAAAAGAACGTCTTCGGAAAAAAAAAGACAGGATTGATGAATCAAAATGACACATTTGATCGTCAATGAAAGTATCAAGTCCCTACTCTGAACCAACGTAATATGTTATCCCAATCTCTAAAGATTTTATTTTTTAGCGGTCTTGGTTTATCTTTGCTCTTAAACCCTTCAACCGCATTTGCCCAATCCCGCAGTGGTGATGTCGTTGTACCAGTAGAACCGGGTAATGGTTCGGTGACACCAAGCACGGGAACGGGTAGTTCAACGACAAGTACATCAACAACTAGCGATCGCGGTGTACGTTTTAGCTGTCGCTACCATAACGGTAATTATACTGTGATGTACAATCCAGAAGCTTTTCCTGGTGAATACTTTCCTTGGGCAACTCCCAAAACTTTAGGCGGCGGTTGGAATGCAGAACAGCGCTGCAACGAAATTGCCAGACGTTTGGAATCTTACCGTCCTGATGGCTTGGTAGAACTTAAGTCAGCAGTAGAGAACGGAGAAAACACTGTTTGTGTGACCACCGATGCTAGACCCAGTTGTCGAATTGTACTGACAGTACCTCGCGGTCAAGATCCCGATGTTGTCCGCAATGGCATCTTCCAGAACCTCCTAACTGCTGATAACGGCAATCAAACGACTGCTGTCAATACCTTCACAGGTCGTGGCGGCGATCTCAGCAATATAGGTCAAATCTTTGGTGTTAAAAAACCTACTGCATCTTCATCAAAAGCACCTATCAATCTAAAGCCTTTCCTCTCTCCTGCTGATGGAGGTACCGGAACTAAACTCAGTAATGGTGTTAAGCTTCCTAACTCACAATCTAAACCTCAAAATGGAACTCGCTTGAATCCTAACAAACTTCGTTAAAAAGCAGTCATAAATCATTTTCTAAGGAACAAGATCCCCAATTTTTAAGAATCGGGGATCTGAGTTTTTTAAACTCTTTTTAAGTCTGAGAAGCCCTATTTGCTAATAATTTTAGCAATATTTGCTATTTACAGATGTAAGAGATGAGGCATTTAATCTTGAGGGGTGGAGGGGGAGAATTTGACTCATTTTTCCAACGTTCTTGAAGCATAAATGAGAGGAAAGCTATCGAATGCTTCTTGGTTTTTAACTTCTGGGAGAACGGTTATTTTGCATTTTTTCTATACGATTGCGTAGTTTTTCTTGTTGTTCGCTAGTCAGAACTTCAGAGATTTTTTGTTTTTCTGATTCCATGACTTCCTGCATTTTTTGTTTTTGCTCGTCAGATAAATTTATTGACCGTATTGCTTCTGGTGGTTTTTTACCTGCTTGAACGGCTTTTTGTACGGTATTGCGTTGTTCATCTGTTAGAATTTCCTCGATTTGAGCGCGAGAATCTTCTTGAATTTCTTTCAATTTGTCCTTTTGGTCGTCGCTAAGGTTAAGCTCTTGAAACTCTGGCGGTCCTTGTTCGTTGGCGGGAAAACCTTGTCTTCCGGGAAATTGTCCTTGGCTTGGGGGGAATTGTGCCTGTATTGCAGACGCAGTTGTCATAATAACTGCTGTAGAAAGAATTATTAGCGATAGAAACTTGAATTTCATGGGTATTTTGGGACATTTTTACAAGGAACCTCTTTTTGTGTTCCATATTTTCATCGTATGAAATCCCCATTCAATTCACATGGTACTGTATCTCTAATTTTATCTGGTGCTTTAGTCCTAGAACTTCGGTACTGTCTTCAAGAAGAGGTACGAAATCTAGTTTTTCAAAGTAGTGTAACTCGCTTGAGATACTGTAGGCGTAGAGACGTGCCGTGACGCGTCTTTACAATTAATATCCCCAGTCTTTTGGTTAATGACCGCTTAGAACCCTGAATGCGCTACTCTATAGTTAGTCGCCTAATGGAATAATTGAGATTGTGGCTATTGTGCGTTCCTTTGTCGATCGCG
It encodes the following:
- a CDS encoding COP23 domain-containing protein — its product is MLSQSLKILFFSGLGLSLLLNPSTAFAQSRSGDVVVPVEPGNGSVTPSTGTGSSTTSTSTTSDRGVRFSCRYHNGNYTVMYNPEAFPGEYFPWATPKTLGGGWNAEQRCNEIARRLESYRPDGLVELKSAVENGENTVCVTTDARPSCRIVLTVPRGQDPDVVRNGIFQNLLTADNGNQTTAVNTFTGRGGDLSNIGQIFGVKKPTASSSKAPINLKPFLSPADGGTGTKLSNGVKLPNSQSKPQNGTRLNPNKLR
- a CDS encoding Spy/CpxP family protein refolding chaperone; the encoded protein is MTTASAIQAQFPPSQGQFPGRQGFPANEQGPPEFQELNLSDDQKDKLKEIQEDSRAQIEEILTDEQRNTVQKAVQAGKKPPEAIRSINLSDEQKQKMQEVMESEKQKISEVLTSEQQEKLRNRIEKMQNNRSPRS